From the genome of Terriglobales bacterium:
AAGTGCTCCTTCATCTTCTTTTCAACGTTGGCGAACTTGCGTTTGTTAACGCGCTCGGAAAAAGCAAACAGGATGAAGAAGGCGAAGGTGAACGCAACGCCGGCCTTGGTAGCAACGGACTTGGTAAACAGATTGACGATGGCCACGGTCAGCAGCACCATGTGCACGGAAGCCAGGCCGATAGGGATTTCAACCCCGCGAATGGTGATGTTGGGTGGCACCTTCCATCCGCGTTCACCCTTGTATTTGAAGCGCAGCACCAGCATGGCCAGGCTGTTAAAGACGAAGCTCCAGATAACGCCAAAGGCATAGGCTTCGCCCAGCACATAGACGTCGCCGCGGCTGATCAGAATGGTGAGCAGTTGCATGCCTACGACCATGTTGATCACGCGGTGGCTGGTGCCGTACTTGTGATGCGGCTTGCGGAACCAATCGGTAAGGACGCCGTCTTCGGAAACGCGGTTTAACACGCCGTTCGAGCCCACGATGGCAGTGTTGATGGCCCCCGCCAGCATCAGAAAGCCCACGACCACTACAAAAGCACGGAAGAGGAGCTTGATGGTCTGCGGACCGGTGAAGTACATCACCATGACGCCCAGCACGTTGTTAATAGCTTCAGGCCGGGCGCGCACCTCATCGGGAACCAGCATGACGGCAAACATGGAAGAAAGACCGGTGAACAACAAGCTGTAAATAGCGATGGTCAGCGCAGTCTTCTTCAGGTTCTTGAGCTTGGGATGGCCAATTTCCCGATAGACCTGGGCCAATGATTCCTCGCCGCTCATGGCCAGCACGGAGTGGCCAAAAGCCATCATGATTCCAAAGATCCCAAAGAGTCGCGGTATGTTGGCGCTGATGAACCCCAGCGATTCGGGAGTAAAGTGAAGATTGCCGGGCGTGGGCCATGGCGGCAACGGCCGGGGATTACGCAACAGCGAGAAGATCGCCCAAGCCAGCAGTATGACCACCATCACGGTGGTGATTTTCATCACCTTCAGGGCCTTGTCGCTGGATTCCTCAATGCCCTTGATGTTTTCCCACCAAAAATACAGGGTCACCAGGATCGCAACGATAACCGACGTAAAGTTTTCGTTGACATGGGGCGGCCCGTTGAATAAATGATGAATCGCACGTGGAACCAATCCGTGGATATCGAGCGCTATAAAGGTCTCATTCAGCAAGCCCGAGATGTACTGCCCCGCGGAAACACCCGAGATGGGGCCGGTCAGGATATAGTCGAACATCAAGGCGGCAACGCCGACCTTGGCCAGGGTCCCGCCCAGGGCTTCTTTCACGATGCGGTAGACGCCGCCGCGCACGAACATGGAGCAGCTCTCCACGTAGACCGCGCGCACCGCAAAAGAGAACAACATCACACCCAAAATGAACCAGGGTGCAGCCTTGCCTATCGCCTGCTCGGCGGTAGCACCGGCATAAAAGGCAGAAGAGCCCAGGTCGTTGAGCACGATAGCTGCTGCCCGCCACCAACTGATGAAGGTCAGCATCACTGAGCTGGCGACCACAATCCGAACTCGGTTGGAACTTAAAATGGGCTGGGTTGTGGCAGTGGTAGACGACATTGGAAGGGATTCGGCTCTGCTATCTCAAGACCACTTTTTTAAGTGGCGAATTTATAAACAATTTATAAAGGCAGATAGCAGTGTACAGCCACTTCTCCATCAGGGCAAACCCGCATGGCATATGTAATATTTATAGGCCGTATAAATATTTCTTTAGTCAGCGACGGGCTCATCCGGCTCAAGGGCTGTTTCGATGTCTTCCACACCGCTCAACAGAATCACCACCGCGGAGCCGAGTAAACCGATCACGAATAAAGCTTCAAGAATCTTGATTACAATCGCCATGATTTGCATGATTTGCCTGTAATTATTGTACCGGAATTCCAGCAGAAGAAACATGGGGGCCTGGAAAGATGTCTGGCAGGGTTAGAGGGGCGGAAAGGCCGAGAGGAGTTATTAGGGGGAAAATTACCCGTTCCCTTTATTTTCGTCCAATTCTATCTGCTTCGATCTGTTAAGAGGGCCCTCTACAGTGCGGCGGAATTGCTGCGTAATAGTATCCAAAATCCCTGTATTGCCGCTGGATATCTCCAACAAATCAGAGACGCTTGTACCATTTAACAACTGCGTCATAACACACTCCCTATCAATTCAATAGTACACCAAGCAAAGCACAAAAGGGCTGCAAAAGCTTTGCGATTTCATCGGGAGCATCCTGGAAAACATGTTCCTCGCTTGATTCCACATTGATAATACCGCGCGGGCCTTCCGGGCCTGGGACAATGAGTGAAGCAAAGCTGCGAAAGTTCTTCTTATGACTGAAATAATCCTGCATACTTTTCCGAATTTGTTTGGGCAGTTTATCGGCAAAATCGAGCTTGGCCGTCTGAACCACTAAATCAGTCTTTCGCAAGAAGGCCTCCGGCGCCCCGGGCAGGGTCCAATCTGCCCAGTCAGGATCGAGTACGGGGTCCTCAACTGGCAAAACGAAGTGTTCTTGACCCTCGGGATAAGCATACTCTTTTAACAATAAGAGATGCCCATACTCATGACCCTCTCTGCCAAACATCACGCCCTTCTTTTGTTCCAAGGTGGCTTTCTTCCAAGGAACCGCCAGCATGTAATTCGCATTGATTGCGGGCTTGGGATTGGCTGTGGAATTTGCCTTAACCACCAGGCAAATGTGCTCTAAGAGGCGTTGTGCAACTAATTTCTGAATCTCGCCTGGCCGGCCCTGTTGAATGTAGTGGTCTACTGCGAGAATTACCGCGGCCAAGGAATGTGCCACCTCGGCAGAGAAGTTGCGCAACTGTACCAGTTTGTCATCGTGTTTGCGTTCCAGGCCCGCTCTGAATTCTTCTTCATAATAGAGATGCCCGTAGCGCAAATAGTTTCCGACCGGGTGAAATGGTTCAGAAGGATAATCCTGCGGGCGCCGGGTTCTGATCTGACGGCAATGGAAATAGATTTGCGACGCGGATATAGCCAGCACGACCGCCCATGCGCCGACAAAAAACACACAATAAAAAAAGAGCAGTCGAGGCTTGTCTATCTGGTCTACGCTCAGCAATCGTTTTAAATCGCCAATAAATGTGATAATAAAAACGGCGAAAGCCCATTTGAAACTTCGTACTCTTGGGTCCTTTCCCAGTTCGGCCACCTTCCGGGAAGCTCGCCATGAGAGACCAAATACAAGCCCCAAAACCAACCCTATCAGCGCAACAATGACCTCAATGTAGCTGTCAGGTAGCCACCTGGAAATTATCACAACAGATAAAGTCATCACTGTTCCGTTGAATCGAAATTACCGTTTTGAGTTCGAAGACGGGATGCATTCTACACCAACCTCATTTCCTGGGGTCACCCGACCCAGTGTTTTCAAAGATGTTTTAAACTCATTACGTGCGCACCCTGACTCTTCGGCAGTGGTTGAAGTAGGAAGGAGTATGATAGGTGCGTTGATACTCCCCTAAGCCCTTCCCCCAAAACCTCGCCTCAGTTTTTAAGTTTTTAATGCCGAACTTTTCACGGATCACGAGCTTCTTGCGACGGCGTTGGGTGCGCGCAATCGCGATTACGGCAGTATGCATTCTCACGTTTGCAGCGATCAGTGCCGCTGGCGAGTGCCTGTTTTATCTGAATGGCAACAAGACGATCCTTCTGATGGAGTTAACGATCTGGACCTGGTTATTGCTGCTTTTCGTGTTCGTTGCGCGAAGGTGGAGCAGCCGCATCCTTCTTGTCATAGCCGCGCTCAGCGTTCTGGTGATAGCACCAGGTTGCATCCTGACGCTGGGCCCTGTTGTCCGCGTCGGCTTGTACCTTCACATGACTGCGCGAACAGTTCACGCCAGCGTAGTGGGTTCGCGCGCTGTCTACCCAACGGAAATGCCTCCCTCAGCAATGCCACTCAGGCCGTTGGTAGAGCGGCAATATGAGTTTCACTACGCTGTTTTTGGTGATCCCGGAAACGGTGCGAACAGCCATTTCCGCATTGAGGCTGTCCGGCGGCATTGTCTTTGTCGCGCACTGACTAACCTGACTATTTTTGACGACGGAACGATCTATTCGACAGATGAGAACAGGGCCGCGAAAGCGTCGGATGGAATCTTCTACAAACCGCCTAAGGACGCTGAATTCCCTTAACTGCTCCGCGTAGTCGTCGATAAGTCGCCGTATGGCAAGTTAGGCCCCCAGAGCGAAGAGACGGCGCAAGCTCGAACCCCTGCCTCAACAGGCACCAACCTAGTCAATTAGGTTATTTGTGGGTAATTGAAAGAGTCACCGCACGCTTACTGTGTTTCTGAGAGGGCCGCAATCTTCTGTGCATCGGCGTCGGCGACTTCAAGGCCGATGAGGTCTCC
Proteins encoded in this window:
- a CDS encoding APC family permease; translated protein: MSSTTATTQPILSSNRVRIVVASSVMLTFISWWRAAAIVLNDLGSSAFYAGATAEQAIGKAAPWFILGVMLFSFAVRAVYVESCSMFVRGGVYRIVKEALGGTLAKVGVAALMFDYILTGPISGVSAGQYISGLLNETFIALDIHGLVPRAIHHLFNGPPHVNENFTSVIVAILVTLYFWWENIKGIEESSDKALKVMKITTVMVVILLAWAIFSLLRNPRPLPPWPTPGNLHFTPESLGFISANIPRLFGIFGIMMAFGHSVLAMSGEESLAQVYREIGHPKLKNLKKTALTIAIYSLLFTGLSSMFAVMLVPDEVRARPEAINNVLGVMVMYFTGPQTIKLLFRAFVVVVGFLMLAGAINTAIVGSNGVLNRVSEDGVLTDWFRKPHHKYGTSHRVINMVVGMQLLTILISRGDVYVLGEAYAFGVIWSFVFNSLAMLVLRFKYKGERGWKVPPNITIRGVEIPIGLASVHMVLLTVAIVNLFTKSVATKAGVAFTFAFFILFAFSERVNKRKFANVEKKMKEHFQLLHHETVERETADVRPGNILVTVRDYNTLDQLRWVLSQVDTKGTDVVVLAARLTGPGSAEYDLSMDQIFSDYEQTLFTRAVSIAESFGKTISLVVVPARDVWSAIVQTANSLESSTIVAGLSTKMTAQQQAFNLGRAWEAMPEPKRQVIFQVVKPDQEVETFRLGPHLPDMKSEDVALVHRMWLWATRDKGIDPHKLHHCDIVTVALARLAHDMASDPDEILKSLNDSSDHSAGHPPGCP